Proteins co-encoded in one Pseudomonadota bacterium genomic window:
- a CDS encoding nuclear transport factor 2 family protein: MTTPKLSMTRRDAISALGVAAIAGATGTIALAQSASTTRKIAERPHQIVERVAEFMADGDLEGVVSMFHPDVRIALDPDNADPIVGQDAALEIFKDACEARAILTATVSGEIINGDTALLQGEWTMEGRDGTPMGGGTSTEVAKQLPNGGWTYFIDCPISVPKPIRS; the protein is encoded by the coding sequence ATGACCACGCCGAAATTATCTATGACACGGCGCGACGCAATATCGGCTCTAGGTGTCGCAGCAATTGCAGGAGCGACTGGAACGATTGCACTGGCGCAATCTGCCTCAACAACACGCAAAATCGCAGAACGCCCTCACCAGATTGTCGAGCGCGTCGCTGAGTTCATGGCAGACGGAGACCTCGAAGGCGTGGTTTCCATGTTTCACCCAGACGTGCGGATCGCGCTCGATCCTGACAATGCTGATCCGATCGTAGGCCAAGACGCCGCACTTGAAATATTCAAAGATGCCTGTGAAGCCCGCGCAATCCTAACAGCCACTGTTTCCGGGGAGATTATCAACGGTGACACGGCGCTCCTTCAGGGCGAGTGGACGATGGAAGGTCGGGACGGCACACCGATGGGCGGCGGCACGTCTACTGAAGTCGCCAAACAGCTTCCTAACGGTGGCTGGACTTACTTCATCGACTGTCCAATCAGCGTGCCAAAGCCGATTCGCAGCTAA